The Daucus carota subsp. sativus chromosome 9, DH1 v3.0, whole genome shotgun sequence genome window below encodes:
- the LOC108203075 gene encoding filament-like plant protein 3 yields MDRRSWLWRRKSSDKSLGETESSGSISSHSERFSDEQAYSNQNVHSPEVTSKAITPDEEHDDSVKTLREKLATALQNISAKDDLVKQHSKVAEEAVSGWEKAENEVFSLKQQLESLTRKSSSFEDRAIHLDVALKECMRQLRQEREEQEQKIQEAINKNKIEWDSTKSELQEQLVHLQSQLKSAKSEAVTFLHVDLRSKLRAAENEISSLKQELFSRAEELELRTIERDLSTEAAESASRQNLENVKKVAKLETECRRLKAMARKVSSSNDQRSVTESSVYVESLTDSQSDIGERLSFVESNTRKVSELEPNPSDSSSLLELTNSKNVKAIGKNCETPSLDISIMDDFLEMERFVALPDTHNESLHESRPITAHTNGEDITIISELAIMRNRNTELEEKLVKMEADKNELEESLTKYQDHIRTLRECLEEAEMKLMKMETDKNALETSLTEHKDQLVTVVNHLEAAEKKLMGMEKDKHKLETSLTKHQDQLKKVQDRLERAEMKFVEMEREKHELETSLAKHQDQLGTVRGRLKEEETKLVELQDQLFTANEARQAVEAELHGTNLKKEVAESRLKDVDNELKTMSARISSLEEEVQKERSVSEETISNCRKLEQEISRLQHKSELQRASSPHRRNLKQNQDKELAVAAYKFSECQKTIASLGRQLKSLATLEDFLIESDESSMITGATTAT; encoded by the exons ATGGATCGTAGGAGCTGGCTGTGGAGGAGGAAGTCATCCGATAAAAGTCTGGGTGAAACCGAAAGCTCTGGATCGATATCTTCACATTCTGAAAGATTTTCTGATGAACAG GCCTACTCAAATCAGAATGTTCATTCACCTGAAGTCACATCAAAAGCTATAACCCCTGATGAAGAACATGATGATAGCGTGAAGACTTTAAGAGAGAAACTAGCTACAGCACTTCAAAACATTAGTGCAAAGGATGATTTGGTAAAGCAGCACTCTAAAGTTGCTGAGGAAGCAGTCTCAG GATGGGAGAAAGCTGAGAACGAAGTGTTTTCTTTAAAGCAACAACTTGAGTCTTTAACTCGGAAAAGTTCATCATTTGAAGATCGAGCCATCCATCTTGACGTGGCACTTAAGGAATGCATGAGACAGCTCCGCCAAGAAAGGGAAGAGCAAGAGCAAAAGATCCAAGAAGCTATTAACAAGAACAAAATAGAATGGGACTCTACAAAATCTGAACTTCAGGAACAGCTCGTTCATCTTCAGTCTCAACTTAAATCTGCAAAAAGTGAGGCTGTCACCTTCTTACATGTTGATCTTCGCTCTAAGCTCAGAGCTGCAGAAAATGAGATCTCATCCCTTAAACAAGAGCTCTTTTCCAGAGCAGAGGAGCTAGAACTTAGGACCATTGAGAGGGACTTGAGTACTGAAGCTGCTGAATCAGCTAGCAGACAAAATCTGGAAAATGTAAAGAAGGTGGCTAAGCTTGAAACCGAGTGCCGTAGACTCAAAGCAATGGCTCGTAAAGTATCTTCTTCTAATGATCAGAGGTCTGTTACTGAATCCTCTGTTTATGTGGAATCTTTGACAGACAGCCAGTCTGATATCGGAGAGAGGCTCTCATTTGTTGAAAGTAATACACGTAAGGTTAGTGAATTGGAGCCAAATCCCTCCGACTCCTCGTCGTTATTAGAGTTGACTAATTCCAAAAATGTGAAAGCAATTGGAAAAAACTGTGAGACCCCTTCACTTGATATTAGTATCATGGATGACTTTCTTGAGATGGAAAGGTTTGTGGCATTACCTGATACCCATAATGAAAGCTTGCATGAGTCGAGACCTATTACAGCTCACACAAATGGAGAGGATATCACTATAATAAGTGAGCTTGCTATCATGAGAAATCGGAACACTGAATTGGAAGAGAAGTTAGTGAAGATGGAAGCAGATAAAAATGAACTTGAGGAATCTTTGACCAAGTACCAAGACCATATTAGGACGTTAAGAGAGTGTCTAGAGGAAGCGGAGATGAAATTGATGAAGATGGAAACAGATAAGAATGCGTTGGAGACATCTTTGACTGAGCACAAAGATCAGCTCGTGACAGTAGTGAATCATTTAGAAGCAGCAGAGAAGAAGTTAATGGGGATGGaaaaagacaaacacaagttaGAGACATCTTTGACTAAGCACCAAGATCAGCTTAAAAAAGTACAAGATCGATTAGAAAGAGCAGAGATGAAGTTTGTGGAGATGGAAAGAGAAAAGCACGAGTTGGAGACCTCTTTAGCTAAGCACCAAGATCAGCTTGGGACAGTAAGAGGTCGTTTAAAAGAAGAGGAGACGAAGTTGGTGGAGTTGCAGGATCAATTATTCACAGCAAATGAAGCAAGACAAGCTGTCGAGGCAGAACTTCATGGTACCAATCTAAAGAAAGAAGTAGCAGAGTCACGACTTAAAGATGTTGACAATGAATTGAAAACCATGAGTGCCAGAATTTCCAGCTTAGAGGAAGAAGTTCAAAAGGAAAGGTCAGTTTCTGAAGAAACTATTTCTAATTGTCGGAAACTGGAACAAGAAATTTCAAGATTGCAACATAAAAGTGAACTACAAAGAGCTTCAAGTCCACACAGAAGAAACTTGAAACAGAATCAG GATAAAGAGTTAGCAGTTGCTGCCTATAAGTTTTCCGAGTGCCAAAAAACAATTGCTTCTCTTGGTAGGCAGTTGAAATCTCTTGCAACACTAGAAGATTTCTTAATTGAGTCAGACGAATCAAGCATGATTACTGGAGCAACCACAGCCACCTGA